A single Lolium perenne isolate Kyuss_39 chromosome 6, Kyuss_2.0, whole genome shotgun sequence DNA region contains:
- the LOC127334675 gene encoding PAN domain-containing protein At5g03700, with translation MAAKRIAMLCMAAAALLVSFGVGADEAAQTAAASPKELQRGFSVAHDTSYSQFQPVLSDPTGVFALGFLRINSTMLDLVVLHLPSAFPLWRAIPDRPAPWSAAASLFFNGSLVLTDRATNQVLWSTGAVAGDSAVLLNTSNLQIKSDGSPGAVWQSFDYPSDTIVQHQNLTSSAALRTPDRRFAMRLGSNYFGLYIEPPPQSSGGVAAAMYLKHTALEAKAQIVTGGGPIYARVEPDGYLAMYQKEGDPADVMSFDTFNHGIRAFRRMTLEPDANLRAYYWDGSRWVLDYTAITDSCELPTTCGAYSVCVPPSGRCACLANATDGSGCAAASVGNGLCGTTGREVGGLYWELRKQGVEPANKEQLGFEHALSAEDCEARCARNCNCWGAVYSNSTGYCYLMDYPAQLMVAADERKVGYFKVRSMEEAAERGGRATGVTVALLVVGVAVLVAAAAFGAYRVWDRRRRTEAETRRQLGADGDGLSPGPYKNLGSFSSVELSSSFNSFRR, from the coding sequence ATGGCAGCCAAgcgtattgcaatgttgtgcatgGCGGCTGCGGCGCTGCTGGTTTCTTTTGGCGTTGGCGCCGACGAGGCGGCCCAGACAGCGGCTGCCTCGCCCAAGGAGCTACAGCGAGGCTTCTCGGTCGCCCACGACACGTCCTATTCCCAGTTCCAGCCGGTGCTCTCCGATCCCACCGGCGTCTTCGCCCTGGGGTTCCTCCGCATCAACTCCACCATGCTCgacctcgtcgtcctccacctccctTCAGCCTTCCCCCTCTGGCGGGCGATCCCAGACCGCCCCGCGCCGTGGTCAGCGGCCGCGTCGCTCTTCTTCAATGGAAGTCTGGTGCTCACCGACCGCGCCACCAACCAAGTGCTCTGGTCCACCGGCGCGGTGGCCGGCGACAGCGCCGTCCTCCTCAACACATCCAACCTTCAGATCAAAAGCGATGGCTCGCCCGGTGCTGTGTGGCAGAGCTTCGACTACCCTTCCGACACCATCGTCCAGCACCAGAACCTCACCTCATCGGCGGCGCTTCGTACCCCCGACCGGCGCTTCGCCATGCGGCTGGGGAGCAACTACTTCGGGCTGTACATCGAGCCGCCACCGCAGTCTTCTGGCGGCGTCGCCGCCGCCATGTACCTGAAGCACACGGCGCTGGAGGCCAAGGCCCAGATCGTGACCGGCGGCGGCCCGATATACGCGCGCGTGGAGCCCGACGGCTACCTCGCCATGTACCAGAAGGAGGGCGACCCCGCCGACGTCATGTCCTTCGACACCTTCAACCACGGCATCCGCGCCTTCCGCCGCATGACTCTCGAGCCCGACGCCAACCTCCGCGCCTACTACTGGGACGGCTCCCGGTGGGTCCTCGACTACACCGCCATCACCGATTCCTGCGAGCTGCCCACCACCTGCGGCGCCTACAGCGTTTGCGTCCCTCCCAGCGGCCGGTGCGCGTGCCTGGCCAACGCCACCGACGGCTCGGGCTGCGCCGCTGCCTCCGTCGGGAACGGCCTCTGCGGCACCACAGGCCGCGAGGTCGGCGGGTTGTACTGGGAGCTGCGGAAACAAGGCGTGGAGCCGGCGAATAAGGAGCAACTAGGATTCGAGCACGCCTTGTCGGCGGAGGACTGCGAGGCGCGGTGCGCGCGCAACTGCAATTGTTGGGGCGCGGTGTACAGCAACAGCACGGGGTactgctacctcatggactacccggCGCAGCTGATGGTGGCCGCCGACGAGAGGAAGGTGGGATACTTTAAGGTCAGGAGCATGGAAGAGGCGGCTGAGCGCGGCGGGAGGGCGACTGGTGTTACGGTGGCGCTGCTTGTAGTCGGCGTCGCTGTGTTGGTCGCCGCGGCCGCGTTCGGGGCGTACAGGGTGTGGGACAGAAGGCGCCGCACGGAGGCGGAAACGAGGCGGCAGCTAGGCGCTGACGGCGACGGGCTCTCGCCGGGGCCCTACAAGAATTTGGGGTCCTTTAGTTCCGTCGAGCTCTCCAGCAGCTTCAACTCCTTCCGGAGGTAG